The following are encoded together in the Equus quagga isolate Etosha38 chromosome 1, UCLA_HA_Equagga_1.0, whole genome shotgun sequence genome:
- the LOC124227323 gene encoding multifunctional methyltransferase subunit TRM112-like protein, whose translation MKLFTYNLLSLRVGVGPHGFPLHLQATKVHINPEDFNPDSVAHMIPKVEWVAFLEVTNTLHLIKLPKGPIHGHERDEKFLRKMHILQETDVLEGILQRPAYGHMLPISHRIPSMLMRKLRPNHARNQLFIQ comes from the coding sequence ATGAAGCTCTTCACCTACAACCTGCTGAGCCTGCGTGTGGGGGTGGGGCCCCATGGTTTCCCCCTGCACCTCCAGGCCACCAAGGTCCATATCAACCCTGAGGACTTCAACCCCGACTCTGTGGCACATATGATCCCCAAGGTGGAATGGGTGGCATTTCTGGAGGTGACCAATACTTTGCATCTGATCAAGCTTCCCAAAGGACCAATACACGGGCATGAGCGTGATGAGAAATTTCTGAGGAAGATGCACATACTGCAGGAGACAGATGTGTTGGAGGGAATCCTGCAACGTCCAGCATATGGACATATGCTCCCCATCAGCCACAGGATCCCCAGCatgctgatgaggaaactgagaccgaACCACGCCAGGAACCAACTTTTCATTCAGTGA